In Mycobacterium sp. 050128, one genomic interval encodes:
- a CDS encoding sirohydrochlorin chelatase: protein MQWGHPQPRSGEGDVAMRWGHAPTSGRCPHPLVGESGAIKPALVLTAHGSKDPRSRANARAVADEVVRLRPNLDVRLAFLEHSSPSLADVLTALDGPAVVTPLLLANAYHARVDIPAQIANCVTAQQVWQAPVLGEDDRLVSVLRRRVTELGVSHLDDSVGVLVVAIGTSDLAMNARTGRVAPKLLAGTSWAGATTTFATQQERSLSEALGRLRRQHAQRVVVAPWFLAPGLIPDRVQRFAAKAGIEMAAPLGAHRLVAETVLDRFAAATADQIAA from the coding sequence ATGCAGTGGGGGCACCCCCAGCCGCGCAGCGGCGAGGGGGACGTAGCGATGAGGTGGGGGCACGCCCCCACAAGTGGGAGGTGCCCCCACCCGCTTGTGGGGGAGAGTGGCGCCATCAAGCCTGCCCTCGTCCTGACCGCACACGGCAGCAAGGATCCACGGTCGCGGGCCAATGCCCGGGCCGTCGCCGACGAGGTGGTGCGCTTACGGCCGAATCTGGATGTGCGACTGGCGTTCCTGGAACACAGCTCACCGAGCCTGGCCGACGTACTCACGGCGCTGGATGGACCGGCGGTCGTCACCCCGCTACTGTTGGCCAACGCGTACCACGCTCGCGTCGACATCCCCGCCCAGATCGCCAATTGTGTTACGGCACAACAAGTGTGGCAAGCACCGGTGCTCGGCGAGGACGACCGGCTGGTGTCAGTGCTGCGGCGGCGCGTGACGGAGCTGGGCGTCTCGCACCTCGATGACAGCGTCGGTGTCCTCGTCGTGGCGATCGGTACCTCCGACTTGGCGATGAACGCGCGCACCGGCCGGGTGGCACCAAAGCTGTTGGCGGGCACGTCCTGGGCGGGGGCAACCACCACGTTCGCCACCCAACAGGAACGGTCGCTCTCCGAAGCGCTGGGCAGGTTGCGCCGCCAGCACGCCCAGCGGGTGGTCGTCGCGCCGTGGTTCCTGGCGCCGGGACTCATCCCCGATCGGGTGCAGAGATTCGCCGCCAAGGCCGGCATCGAGATGGCCGCCCCGCTGGGAGCCCACCGTTTGGTGGCCGAGACGGTGCTGGATCGCTTCGCCGCGGCGACCGCCGACCAGATCGCGGCCTGA
- a CDS encoding phosphoadenylyl-sulfate reductase, producing MSTETTDPEYAALRELAARGAAELEGASATELLRWTDENFGGINGPRGWATCNYIVASNMQDAVLVDLASKVRPGVPVLFLDTGYHFVETVGTRDAIESVYDVRVLNVTPEHTVAEQDELKGKDLFARDPGECCRLRKVLPLGKMLRGYSAWVTGLRRVEAPTRANAPLISFDEAFKLVKINPLAAWTDEDMQNYIDEHDVLVNPLVYEGYPSIGCAPCTAKPVEGADPRSGRWQGQAKTECGLHAS from the coding sequence ATGAGCACCGAAACAACCGACCCCGAATACGCCGCACTGCGTGAGCTGGCCGCCCGGGGCGCGGCCGAACTCGAGGGCGCCAGCGCCACCGAGCTGTTGCGCTGGACGGATGAGAACTTCGGCGGTATCAACGGTCCGCGCGGCTGGGCGACCTGCAATTACATCGTCGCCTCCAATATGCAGGATGCCGTGCTGGTGGATCTGGCGTCCAAGGTGCGCCCCGGCGTGCCGGTGCTGTTCCTGGACACCGGCTATCACTTCGTCGAAACCGTCGGCACCCGTGATGCGATCGAATCCGTCTACGACGTCCGGGTTCTCAACGTCACGCCAGAGCACACGGTGGCCGAGCAGGACGAACTGAAGGGCAAGGACCTGTTCGCGCGGGACCCCGGCGAGTGCTGCCGGCTACGCAAGGTCCTCCCCCTGGGCAAAATGCTGCGTGGTTACTCCGCCTGGGTGACCGGGCTGCGCCGGGTCGAGGCACCGACGCGCGCGAACGCGCCACTGATCAGCTTCGACGAGGCATTCAAGCTGGTGAAGATCAACCCGCTGGCGGCGTGGACGGACGAGGACATGCAGAACTACATCGACGAGCACGACGTGTTGGTCAATCCGCTTGTCTACGAAGGCTATCCGTCGATCGGCTGCGCTCCCTGCACGGCCAAGCCCGTCGAGGGCGCCGACCCGCGCAGCGGGCGCTGGCAGGGGCAGGCCAAAACCGAATGCGGGCTGCACGCGTCGTGA
- a CDS encoding sulfate ABC transporter substrate-binding protein, whose translation MLIDNAGAPRWRPLVALALIVGVVAACGGGPSDVVGGSGPSGAHTTITLVAYSAPEPGWSKVIPAFNNSEEGKSVQVITSYGASGDQSRGVAEGKPADLVNFSVEPDVTRLVKAGKVSKDWNTDATKGIPFGSVVTFVVRKGNPKNIRDWDDLLRPGVEVITPSPLSSGSAKWNLLAPYAAKSEGGRNGQAGIDFISQLVRDHVKLRPGSGREATDVFVQGSGDVLISYENEAIATERQGKPVEHITPPQTFKIENPLALVTTSPHQDVAIAFRNFQYTAAAQKLWAQAGFRPVDPSVAAEFADQFPSPPKLWTIADLGGWATVDPQLFDKSNGSITKIYTKATG comes from the coding sequence ATGCTCATCGACAACGCCGGCGCACCGCGCTGGCGGCCTCTTGTCGCGCTCGCACTGATCGTCGGTGTCGTTGCGGCCTGCGGCGGCGGCCCCAGCGATGTCGTGGGCGGCAGCGGACCCTCGGGCGCGCATACCACGATCACCCTGGTCGCCTACTCCGCTCCAGAACCCGGATGGAGCAAGGTGATTCCCGCATTCAACAACTCCGAAGAGGGCAAGAGTGTGCAGGTGATCACCTCGTACGGCGCCTCCGGTGACCAGTCCCGCGGGGTTGCCGAAGGCAAGCCTGCCGACCTGGTGAACTTCTCGGTGGAGCCGGATGTGACCCGATTGGTCAAGGCGGGCAAGGTTTCCAAAGACTGGAACACCGACGCGACCAAGGGCATCCCGTTCGGGTCGGTGGTGACTTTCGTAGTGCGCAAGGGCAATCCGAAGAACATCAGGGATTGGGATGACCTGCTGCGGCCCGGCGTCGAGGTCATCACACCCAGCCCGCTGAGTTCCGGCTCGGCCAAATGGAATCTGCTCGCCCCCTATGCCGCTAAGAGCGAGGGCGGCCGCAATGGCCAAGCGGGAATCGACTTCATCAGCCAATTGGTGCGCGACCACGTGAAATTGCGGCCCGGGTCGGGACGAGAAGCCACCGACGTTTTCGTCCAGGGCAGCGGCGACGTGTTGATCAGCTACGAGAACGAGGCCATCGCCACTGAGCGACAAGGCAAGCCGGTCGAGCACATCACCCCACCGCAGACCTTCAAGATCGAAAACCCGCTGGCGCTGGTGACAACGAGCCCGCACCAAGACGTCGCCATCGCGTTCCGCAACTTTCAATACACGGCCGCGGCGCAGAAGTTGTGGGCGCAGGCCGGTTTTCGGCCGGTCGACCCGTCGGTCGCCGCCGAATTCGCCGACCAATTCCCGTCGCCGCCGAAGCTCTGGACGATCGCCGACCTGGGCGGCTGGGCCACGGTCGATCCCCAGCTTTTCGACAAGAGCAACGGCAGCATCACCAAGATCTATACGAAGGCCACCGGATGA
- a CDS encoding type II toxin-antitoxin system PemK/MazF family toxin, whose product MASSRKSQWKTFQRFAQNVVVYGVPRFIQQVQTAHAVYREIEQVVKTTANARASTGDSQATSITEGRPVTSDSFPTAQRARKVVYAPDLDGRADPGEIVWTWVAYEDDPTQGKDRPVLVVGRDRSVLLGLMLSSQAHYASDPDWVAIGAGNWDYEGRQSWVRLDRVLDVPEEGIRREGAILEREVFDVVAARLRADYAWR is encoded by the coding sequence ATGGCGTCCAGCCGGAAATCGCAGTGGAAGACGTTCCAGCGGTTTGCCCAGAACGTCGTCGTCTACGGGGTTCCGCGATTCATCCAGCAGGTTCAGACCGCGCACGCGGTCTACCGCGAAATCGAGCAAGTCGTCAAAACCACCGCGAACGCACGGGCTTCCACCGGCGACTCGCAGGCGACGTCGATCACCGAGGGCCGGCCGGTGACCAGCGACAGCTTTCCGACCGCGCAACGCGCCCGCAAAGTCGTGTACGCCCCGGACCTCGACGGTCGAGCCGATCCCGGGGAGATCGTCTGGACGTGGGTGGCCTACGAGGACGACCCCACCCAAGGCAAGGACCGCCCGGTCCTCGTCGTCGGCCGCGACCGCAGCGTCCTGCTCGGACTCATGCTTTCCAGCCAGGCGCACTATGCCTCCGACCCGGATTGGGTCGCGATCGGAGCCGGCAACTGGGATTACGAGGGCAGGCAGAGCTGGGTGCGGCTGGACCGGGTGCTCGACGTGCCCGAAGAGGGCATCCGCCGTGAGGGCGCGATCCTGGAACGCGAGGTCTTCGACGTGGTGGCCGCGCGCCTGCGCGCCGACTACGCCTGGCGGTAG
- the cysW gene encoding sulfate ABC transporter permease subunit CysW, which yields MTSSRWVRYLTRYVALAYVAVLLIIPVAVILWRTFAPGFGKFVDWISTPAAISALDLSLLVVAIVVPLNVFFGIPTALVLARNRFRGKGVLQAVIDLPFAVSPVVVGVALIVLWGSAGALGFVERDLGFKIIFGLPGIVLASIFVTLPFVVREVEPVLHELGTDQEEAAATLGSGWWQTFWRITLPSIRWGLTYGIVLTIARTLGEYGAVTIVSSNLPGKSQTLTLLVSDRYNRGAEYGAYALSTLLMGVAVAVLIVQVILDARRARAASKA from the coding sequence GTGACATCGTCGCGCTGGGTTCGTTACCTCACTCGGTATGTCGCGTTGGCCTACGTCGCGGTGCTGCTGATCATCCCGGTGGCGGTGATCTTGTGGCGGACGTTTGCGCCCGGGTTCGGTAAGTTCGTCGACTGGATCAGCACTCCGGCGGCGATATCGGCGCTGGACTTGTCGCTGCTGGTGGTGGCCATCGTGGTGCCACTGAATGTCTTCTTCGGCATACCCACCGCACTTGTACTGGCGCGCAACAGGTTCCGCGGTAAGGGTGTGCTGCAGGCGGTCATCGACCTGCCATTCGCCGTCTCGCCGGTCGTCGTGGGTGTCGCGTTGATCGTGCTGTGGGGGTCGGCCGGTGCGCTTGGCTTCGTGGAACGAGATCTGGGTTTCAAAATCATCTTCGGGCTGCCCGGCATCGTGCTTGCCAGCATTTTCGTCACGCTGCCGTTCGTGGTGCGCGAGGTCGAGCCGGTGCTGCATGAGCTGGGAACCGACCAGGAGGAAGCGGCGGCCACCCTGGGTTCTGGCTGGTGGCAAACCTTTTGGCGGATCACGTTGCCGTCCATCCGGTGGGGCCTGACCTACGGCATCGTGCTGACCATCGCGCGTACTCTCGGTGAATACGGCGCGGTGACCATCGTGTCGTCCAATCTCCCGGGCAAGTCGCAGACGCTGACGCTGCTGGTCTCGGATCGCTACAACCGCGGGGCCGAATACGGCGCCTACGCGTTGTCGACGTTGTTGATGGGTGTTGCCGTGGCCGTGCTCATCGTCCAGGTGATTCTCGATGCCCGCCGGGCACGAGCGGCGAGCAAGGCCTGA
- a CDS encoding sulfate/molybdate ABC transporter ATP-binding protein, producing MTDAKTGDLAITVRDANKRYGDFVALDHVDFVVPTGSLTALLGPSGSGKSTLLRTIAGLDQPDTGTITINGRDVTRVPPQRRGIGFVFQHYAAFKHMTVRDNVAYGLKIRKRPKAEIKEKVDNLLEVVGLSGFQGRYPNQLSGGQRQRMALARALAVDPQVLLLDEPFGALDAKVREDLRAWLRRLHDEVHVTTVLVTHDQAEALDVADRIAVLNKGRIEQVGSPTEVYDAPANAFVMSFLGAVSTLNGSLVRPHDIRVGRNPEMAVAGGDGTAESIGVVRATVDRVVALGFEVRVELTSAATGGSFTAQITRGDAEALALKDGDTVYVRATRVPPIIADAVPAGEDQSTLTSA from the coding sequence ATGACCGACGCGAAAACGGGCGACCTCGCGATCACCGTGCGCGACGCCAACAAACGCTATGGCGATTTCGTCGCATTGGACCATGTGGACTTCGTGGTCCCCACCGGCTCGCTGACGGCCCTGCTCGGCCCCAGCGGTTCGGGGAAGTCGACCCTGCTGCGCACCATCGCCGGTCTCGACCAGCCCGACACCGGCACGATCACGATCAACGGCCGTGACGTCACCCGGGTGCCACCGCAGCGGCGCGGCATCGGATTCGTGTTCCAGCATTATGCCGCGTTCAAGCACATGACGGTCCGCGACAACGTCGCGTACGGATTGAAGATTCGCAAGCGGCCTAAAGCCGAAATCAAGGAGAAGGTCGACAACCTGCTGGAAGTCGTGGGGCTCAGCGGATTTCAGGGTCGCTACCCTAACCAGCTCTCCGGCGGTCAGCGACAGCGCATGGCGCTTGCCCGCGCGTTGGCCGTCGACCCGCAGGTGCTGTTGCTCGACGAGCCGTTCGGGGCGCTGGACGCCAAGGTTCGCGAGGATCTGCGGGCCTGGCTACGCCGCCTGCACGACGAGGTCCACGTCACCACGGTGCTGGTCACTCACGACCAGGCCGAGGCGCTCGACGTCGCCGATCGGATCGCGGTGCTGAACAAGGGCCGTATCGAGCAGGTCGGGTCCCCGACCGAGGTTTATGACGCTCCCGCGAACGCGTTCGTCATGTCGTTCCTCGGTGCGGTTTCGACACTGAACGGCAGTTTGGTTCGCCCGCATGACATTCGGGTCGGCCGCAATCCCGAGATGGCGGTCGCCGGGGGTGACGGCACCGCCGAATCCATCGGAGTCGTCCGCGCTACCGTCGACCGCGTCGTGGCACTGGGATTCGAGGTGCGCGTCGAGTTGACCAGCGCGGCCACCGGCGGCAGTTTCACCGCCCAAATCACCCGAGGCGACGCCGAGGCGCTGGCCCTCAAGGACGGGGACACCGTCTACGTGCGCGCCACCCGGGTGCCGCCCATCATCGCGGATGCCGTTCCGGCAGGCGAAGATCAGAGCACACTGACCTCGGCCTGA
- a CDS encoding FAD-dependent oxidoreductase, which produces MCQDRRVPVASEETTCVIAGGGPAGMVLGLLLARAGVRVTVMEKHADFLRDFRGDTVHASTLRLLDELGLGSRFAQLPHRLIDSIQLEMQGQPLNLDLSRLPGAHQHIALVPQWDFLEMLATAAEAEPTFRLLRSTEVTGVMRDGNRVAGVTYRDSNGESKQMRALLTVACDGRGSTVRSALGFQPRRFGAPMDVWWFRLPRHADDRSGLAGMFVAGHGIIMIDRGDYYQIAYIIPKGADADLRGQGIEALHRVLVDLVPWLADRVGTLTSFDDVKLLDVQLNRLHRWYTDGALCIGDAAHAMSPVGGVGINLAVADAVATARLLADPLRAGRVSTLELLRVQVRRWIPTVIIQAVQRTIHGQVVADVVAGSDVEAPRAVRLVSRLPSLRRFLAYLAAIGPLPEHAPRFARANG; this is translated from the coding sequence ATGTGTCAAGATCGGCGAGTGCCTGTCGCATCCGAGGAAACCACCTGTGTCATCGCCGGCGGCGGTCCGGCCGGAATGGTGCTTGGCCTGCTGCTAGCGCGGGCCGGGGTACGAGTCACGGTGATGGAAAAACACGCGGACTTCCTGCGTGACTTCAGGGGCGACACCGTGCACGCGAGCACGCTGCGCCTGCTCGACGAACTCGGTTTGGGCTCGCGCTTCGCCCAGCTTCCGCATCGCCTGATCGACAGCATCCAGTTGGAGATGCAGGGCCAACCGCTGAACCTCGATTTGTCCCGGCTGCCGGGTGCGCACCAGCACATCGCCCTGGTGCCCCAGTGGGACTTTCTGGAGATGTTGGCCACCGCGGCTGAGGCGGAACCCACCTTCCGGTTGCTGCGCAGCACCGAAGTGACCGGGGTAATGCGCGACGGCAACCGCGTCGCCGGCGTCACCTATCGCGACTCGAACGGCGAGAGCAAGCAAATGCGCGCCTTGCTGACGGTGGCCTGCGACGGGCGCGGGTCCACGGTGCGCTCCGCGCTCGGATTCCAGCCGCGGCGGTTCGGCGCCCCGATGGACGTGTGGTGGTTCCGGTTGCCTCGTCATGCCGACGACCGCAGCGGGCTTGCCGGCATGTTCGTGGCCGGACACGGGATCATCATGATCGACCGCGGCGACTACTACCAGATCGCCTACATCATTCCCAAGGGCGCCGATGCCGACCTACGAGGCCAGGGCATCGAGGCGTTGCACCGGGTGCTGGTGGATCTGGTGCCCTGGCTGGCCGACCGAGTCGGCACGCTGACTTCGTTCGATGACGTGAAACTGCTTGACGTGCAACTCAATCGGCTCCACCGGTGGTACACCGACGGCGCCCTGTGCATCGGCGACGCGGCGCACGCGATGTCGCCGGTCGGCGGCGTCGGGATCAACCTCGCCGTCGCCGACGCCGTAGCCACGGCGCGCTTGCTGGCCGATCCGCTGCGAGCCGGCCGGGTGTCCACCCTGGAGCTGTTGCGGGTGCAGGTGCGCCGCTGGATACCCACGGTGATCATCCAGGCGGTACAACGGACGATCCACGGCCAAGTGGTCGCCGACGTGGTGGCCGGAAGCGATGTCGAAGCGCCCCGGGCCGTGCGACTGGTCAGCCGGCTGCCGTCTTTGCGGCGATTCCTTGCCTACCTGGCGGCGATCGGTCCGCTGCCCGAGCACGCGCCGAGGTTTGCCCGGGCGAACGGGTGA
- the lepA gene encoding translation elongation factor 4, which yields MDTLDVPANRRSSSINSTRQEIPISSFADKTFTAPAQIRNFCIIAHIDHGKSTLADRMLQLTGVVDERSMRAQYLDRMDIERERGITIKAQNVRLPWKVGDDEYVLHLIDTPGHVDFTYEVSRALEACEGAVLLVDAAQGIEAQTLANLYLALDRDLHIIPVLNKIDLPAADPERYAGEIAHIIGCEPGDVLRVSGKTGEGVADLLDHVVREVPPPQGDADAPARAMIFDSVYDIYRGVVTYVRVVDGKITPRERIKMMSTGATHELLEVGIVSPEPKPSDGLGVGEVGYLITGVKDVRQSKVGDTVTTARHGATEALTGYREPKPMVYSGLYPVDGSDYPDLRDALEKLQLNDAALTYEPETSVALGFGFRCGFLGLLHMEITRERLEREFDLDLISTSPNVVYRVIKDDGSEIVVTNPSDWPEGKVREVYEPVVKTTVIAPSEFIGTIMELCQSRRGELGGMDYLSPERVELRYTMPLGEIIFDFFDSLKSRTRGYASLDYEEAGEQEASLVKVDILLQGEAVDAFSAIVHKDSASAYGNKMTTKLKELIPRQQFEVPVQAAIGSKIIARENIHAIRKDVLSKCYGGDITRKRKLLEKQKEGKKRMKTIGRVDVPQEAFVAALSTDAAGDKAKK from the coding sequence ATAGATACCCTGGACGTACCCGCGAACCGCCGGTCAAGCAGCATCAACAGCACCCGCCAGGAGATCCCCATCAGCAGTTTCGCCGACAAGACGTTCACCGCGCCGGCGCAGATCAGGAACTTCTGCATCATCGCTCATATCGACCACGGCAAGTCCACCCTGGCCGACCGGATGCTTCAGCTCACGGGCGTCGTCGACGAGCGGTCCATGCGTGCTCAGTACCTGGACCGGATGGATATCGAGCGGGAGCGCGGCATCACCATCAAGGCGCAGAACGTGCGGCTGCCCTGGAAAGTCGGTGACGACGAGTACGTTCTGCACCTGATCGACACGCCGGGCCACGTTGACTTCACCTACGAGGTGTCCCGCGCACTGGAGGCCTGCGAGGGCGCGGTGCTGCTGGTCGACGCGGCACAGGGGATCGAGGCCCAGACGCTGGCAAACCTCTACCTGGCGCTGGACCGCGACCTGCACATCATTCCGGTGCTCAACAAGATCGACCTGCCGGCCGCGGACCCGGAGCGCTATGCCGGCGAGATCGCGCACATCATCGGCTGCGAACCCGGCGACGTCCTCCGCGTGTCCGGCAAGACCGGCGAGGGCGTGGCCGACCTGCTCGACCACGTGGTGCGTGAGGTACCGCCGCCGCAGGGCGACGCGGACGCGCCCGCTCGCGCGATGATCTTCGATTCCGTTTACGACATCTACCGCGGCGTGGTGACCTATGTCCGCGTGGTGGACGGCAAGATCACGCCCCGCGAGCGCATCAAGATGATGTCTACCGGCGCAACGCACGAGCTGCTCGAGGTCGGCATCGTCTCGCCCGAACCGAAACCCAGCGACGGTCTGGGTGTGGGGGAGGTGGGCTACCTGATCACCGGCGTCAAGGATGTCCGCCAGTCCAAGGTCGGTGACACCGTGACGACGGCCCGGCACGGCGCCACCGAGGCGCTGACCGGCTACCGCGAACCCAAGCCGATGGTCTACTCGGGGCTGTATCCCGTGGACGGTTCGGATTACCCGGATTTGCGCGACGCCCTGGAAAAGCTGCAACTGAACGACGCCGCCCTGACCTACGAGCCCGAGACGTCGGTGGCACTGGGCTTCGGATTCCGTTGTGGCTTTTTGGGTTTGCTGCACATGGAGATCACTCGCGAACGCTTGGAGCGCGAGTTCGATTTGGATCTGATCTCGACGTCGCCCAACGTCGTGTACCGGGTGATCAAGGACGATGGCAGCGAGATCGTGGTGACCAACCCGTCGGACTGGCCCGAAGGAAAGGTCCGCGAGGTGTACGAGCCGGTGGTCAAGACCACCGTCATCGCGCCCAGCGAGTTCATCGGCACCATCATGGAGCTGTGCCAGTCGCGCCGCGGTGAGCTGGGCGGCATGGACTACCTGTCGCCGGAGCGCGTCGAGCTGCGTTACACGATGCCGTTGGGTGAGATCATCTTCGACTTCTTCGACTCGCTGAAGTCGCGCACCCGCGGCTACGCCAGCCTGGATTACGAGGAGGCTGGCGAGCAGGAAGCGTCGTTGGTCAAGGTCGACATCCTGTTGCAGGGCGAGGCGGTAGACGCGTTTTCCGCGATCGTGCACAAGGATTCGGCGTCCGCTTATGGAAACAAGATGACCACCAAGCTGAAGGAGCTGATTCCGCGCCAGCAGTTCGAGGTGCCGGTGCAGGCCGCCATCGGGTCGAAAATCATTGCGCGCGAGAACATCCACGCGATCCGCAAAGACGTGCTCTCCAAGTGCTATGGCGGAGACATCACCCGCAAGCGCAAACTTCTGGAAAAGCAGAAGGAAGGCAAGAAGCGGATGAAAACGATTGGACGCGTGGATGTTCCGCAAGAGGCGTTCGTCGCGGCGCTGTCCACCGATGCCGCGGGAGACAAAGCCAAAAAGTAG
- a CDS encoding sensor domain-containing protein — MRVLALLAVALLTAGCVNTVAGMPKRAVRPASTVAPLEQILPTDDEVKAAVGNDLPAHSPPATGGIDVLPNGIRDDSAAAPIECIGATDPLLRVVYEKGPIRGVATQTYWNYDSGVAVSSAHAGVVRLASSADAQRLFASFVAQWQKCAGTTVTMNTHDSENTELYSKVIDVKVEGPVLSVTLSDWDNHTTPPAPNEHAVGVESDVIVDVEAADQPGVQAGTRAIDLVKVMLRKVSSTN; from the coding sequence ATGCGAGTGCTTGCACTATTGGCTGTCGCCCTGCTGACCGCGGGTTGCGTCAACACCGTGGCCGGCATGCCAAAGCGCGCCGTTCGCCCAGCTTCAACAGTGGCGCCGCTGGAGCAAATTCTGCCGACCGACGACGAAGTCAAGGCCGCGGTCGGTAACGACCTGCCGGCGCATAGCCCACCCGCAACGGGCGGTATCGATGTGCTGCCGAACGGGATTCGCGATGACAGCGCCGCCGCCCCGATCGAATGCATCGGTGCGACCGATCCATTGCTGCGGGTCGTTTATGAAAAGGGGCCGATTCGCGGCGTGGCTACTCAGACCTATTGGAATTACGATTCCGGCGTGGCGGTGTCGAGCGCACATGCGGGTGTGGTCCGGTTGGCGTCGTCGGCGGATGCGCAACGACTTTTCGCGTCGTTCGTAGCGCAGTGGCAGAAATGCGCGGGAACCACCGTCACGATGAACACCCACGATTCCGAGAACACCGAATTGTATTCGAAGGTGATCGACGTGAAGGTCGAAGGACCGGTACTGTCGGTGACTCTCAGCGATTGGGACAACCACACCACCCCGCCGGCCCCCAACGAGCATGCCGTCGGAGTGGAATCTGATGTCATCGTCGATGTTGAAGCCGCAGATCAACCTGGCGTGCAGGCCGGAACGCGGGCCATCGATCTCGTCAAGGTGATGTTGCGGAAAGTATCGAGCACGAACTGA
- the cysT gene encoding sulfate ABC transporter permease subunit CysT codes for MTVTTTPDPDPVRPELDESGDLRVARSSGRRGNSSLRVGVATLWLSVIVLLPLAAIVWEAAGGGWQAFTEAVTSHAAIDSFRVTLTISVGVTVVNLLFGLLIAWVLVRDDFPGKRLVDAIIDLPFALPTIVASLVMLALYGKNSPVGLHLQHTAWGVAVALAFVTLPFVVRAVQPVLLEIDRETEEAAASLGASGPKVFTSVVLPSLLPSLLSGAGLAFSRAIGEFGSVVLIGGAVPGKTEVSSQWIRTLIENDDRAGAAAISIVLLLLSFVVLFALRLVGARAARHEERAQ; via the coding sequence ATGACCGTCACGACAACCCCGGACCCGGACCCGGTTCGGCCCGAGCTCGACGAGTCCGGTGATTTACGGGTCGCCCGGTCTTCCGGGCGCCGCGGCAACTCGTCGCTTCGCGTCGGGGTGGCGACGCTGTGGCTCTCGGTGATCGTGCTGCTGCCGCTGGCTGCCATCGTGTGGGAGGCCGCCGGTGGCGGCTGGCAGGCGTTCACGGAGGCTGTGACGTCGCATGCCGCGATCGACTCGTTTCGGGTGACGCTCACCATCTCCGTCGGGGTCACGGTGGTCAATCTGTTATTCGGCCTGCTGATTGCCTGGGTGCTGGTGCGTGACGACTTTCCCGGTAAGCGTCTCGTCGACGCGATCATCGACCTGCCGTTCGCATTGCCGACCATCGTCGCCAGCCTGGTCATGCTGGCTCTCTACGGCAAAAACAGCCCGGTCGGCCTGCATCTTCAGCACACCGCGTGGGGTGTGGCGGTGGCGCTGGCGTTCGTCACGCTGCCGTTCGTGGTGCGCGCGGTTCAACCGGTGCTACTGGAAATCGACCGGGAAACCGAAGAGGCCGCCGCGTCGCTGGGCGCCAGCGGGCCGAAGGTCTTCACCTCGGTCGTGCTGCCGTCGCTGCTGCCGTCGTTGTTGTCCGGTGCCGGCCTGGCTTTTTCGCGGGCCATCGGCGAATTCGGTTCGGTGGTACTGATCGGCGGCGCGGTGCCGGGCAAGACCGAAGTGTCGTCGCAGTGGATACGCACGTTGATCGAGAACGACGACCGCGCCGGAGCGGCGGCGATATCGATTGTGTTGCTGCTGCTTTCGTTTGTGGTGCTGTTCGCCCTGCGCCTGGTCGGTGCGCGGGCGGCTCGGCACGAGGAGCGGGCGCAGTGA